In Drosophila pseudoobscura strain MV-25-SWS-2005 chromosome 4, UCI_Dpse_MV25, whole genome shotgun sequence, the following proteins share a genomic window:
- the LOC4817782 gene encoding transmembrane protein 147, producing MTLYHFGNCVALLMPYYFTYKYSGLSEYGAFWKCIQAGGIYIFTQLCKMLVLATFFYSDTSSTGNGEFNFFAEIFRCSVDIADLLGFALILSRIPGKGHSKLITAGLGWATAEVILSRGIMLWVGARGTEFSWIYILKCLESNVMLVQHISTATLIWLFTRHDLNKALKPLVSVLLAVTVFKGVWLEGLLHILTIGPWLTIAVKALVAAVIGFCTLHIYSGLAQQIGI from the exons ATGACGCTATATCATTTCGGGAACTGTGTAGCGTTGCTGATGCCATATTACTTCACCTATAAATACTCCGGCCT CTCCGAATATGGGGCATTTTGGAAGTGCATACAGGCGGGCGGCATTTATATATTCACCCAACTTTGTAAGATGCTTGTTCTGGCCACGTTCTTTTACTCGGATACATCCTCCACTGGCAACGGCGAGTTTAACTTCTTTGCG GAAATCTTCCGTTGCAGCGTGGATATAGCCGATTTGCTTGGGTTTGCTTTGATTCTGAGCCGCATACCTGGCAAGGGACATTCAAAACTTATTACGGCTGGTCTTGGCT GGGCCACTGCCGAGGTTATTCTCTCACGTGGCATTATGCTCTGGGTGGGTGCCCGTGGCACTGAATTCAGCTGGATCTACATACTCAAATGTTTGGAGTCGAACGTTATGCTTGTTCAGCACATATCCACTGCCACGCTCATTTGGCTGTTCACGCGCCACGATCTGAATAAGGCATTGAAGCCACTGGTTAGCGTACTGCTGGCTGTGACCGTTTTCAAAGGTGTCTGGCTAGAGGGTCTCCTACATATCCTGACCATTGGACCTTGGCTGACGATTGCTGTGAAGGCTTTGGTGGCCGCTGTCATTGGCTTCTGCACGCTGCACATTTACTCGGGTCTGGCCCAGCAGATTGGCATTTAA
- the c(2)M gene encoding uncharacterized protein c(2)M, with protein sequence MLRTLDLARYESNLLEPCWKAGAAKSLRATGVGRNEIAAVNIVACCKQITDLIDENKLRRNETRSLNTRSKGYVNFKGITRLTHGVVHIYRSQVDTLLDDAKRLLDQMNHTTFDFVLTTKKTVVMKQAEGRTHRKRKHVITKQARVTLSKCPRIQEPALLDDDVLNHYRALMTDCQVWKAESTQEVVEESIELPRMVQETNLTITEEFAVYEDHSSVKEEGFGDAGQVDLTIFEELYPLKSLRHHSLSPNLTHTLDPKLDKRINPFGSSISDSVIQTIIQDNSTTSATTVYHRDADAPSLPSLPPHSPTDSYVPRKKSKKRGKQKKLIVDKCIKYSRDELIKHRHQYLYNHRNKVLKAPSPSKVLKSEKKLLSTLKNNFIFPDFLKRRQSHTLTVEQMETDCESILKTIFGDDYTDTLAKDVFGGLSELLIAANPGEIAAAVPPMSVGDIENNTPPPLLPVNVKAVTPVNNNHFYKHKTTIYEDNPFDSHDVMMDLLDTWRHFPDLKGIDANEFITSFPHRTKAALAFSHLLTLVRDNFISISKRPNSNEMDQITLGEQSNALIVNVALDKQS encoded by the exons ATGCTTCGAACTCTAGACTTAGCCCGGTATGAAAGCAACCTGCTTGAGCCCTGCTGGAAGGCAGGCGCCGCCAAAAGCCTACGAGCAACAGGTGTTGGCCGAAATGAGATCGCTGCGGTGAACATAGTGGCCTGCTG CAAGCAGATAACTGATTTAAtagatgaaaataaattaagaagAAACGAGACGAGGTCCTTGAACACACGTTCCAAAGGATATGTTAATTTTAAGGGCATTACGCGTCTCACCCATGGAGTGGTCCATATATACAGGAGTCAAGTGGACACATTGTTGG ATGATGCGAAACGTTTGCTGGATCAAATGAATCACACAACGTTCGACTTTGTGCTCACTACGAAGAAAACGGTGGTGATGAAACAGGCAGAAGGGCGAACCCACCGAAAACGCAAGCACGTTATAACCAAACAGGCCAGGGTAACTCTCTCGAAGTGTCCCAGAATCCAAGAGCCCGCGCTGCTGGATGATGATGTCTTGAATCACTATCGCGCCCTTATGACTGATTGCCAGGTGTGGAAGGCAGAGAGCACACAGGAAGTCGTAGAAGAG TCCATTGAGCTGCCTCGAATGGTTCAAGAAACAAACTTGACCATCACCGAAGAGTTTGCTGTCTATGAAGATCATAGTTCTGTAAAGGAAGAGGGATTTGGAGACGCCGGGCAGGTGGATTTGACTATATTTGAAGAGCTCTACCCCTTAAAGTCCTTAAGGCATCACTCTTTGAGCCCGAATTTAACGCACACTTTAGATCCCAAATTGGATAAGCGTATCAATCCATTTGGAAGCTCAATTTCTGATAGTGTTATTCAGACGATAATTCAGGATAATAGTACTACATCAGCGACTACAGTATACCACCGGGATGCAGATGCACCCTCGTTACCGTCACTTCCACCGCACTCACCCACCGATAGCTATGTACCTAGGAAAAAGTCAAAAAAAcgaggcaaacaaaaaaaattaatagtTGACAAATGTATCAAATATTCTCGTGATGAACTAATCAAGCACAGACATCAGTACCTATATAATCACAGGAACAAAGTGTTAAAAGCACCGTCTCCCAGTAAGGTACTAAAAAGTGAGAAAAAACTTCTATCAACTCTGAAGAACAA CTTTATCTTTCCAGATTTTTTAAAAAGACGTCAGAGCCATACATTAACTGTAGAACAAATGGAAACCGACTGTGAGAGTATATTAAAAACGATTTTTGGTGACGACTATACTGACACTCTGGCCAAGGATGTATTTGGTGGGCTTTCGGAACTGCTCATAGCAGCTAATCCAGGAGAAatagctgctgctgttccgcCTATGTCAGTTGGAGATATTGAAAACAATACACCGCCTCCACTGTTGCCTGTAAATGTGAAGGCGGTAACTCCCGTCAACAACAATCATTTCTATAAGCATAAAACAACAATCTACGAGGATAATCCATTTG ACAGCCACGACGTAATGATGGACCTTTTGGACACATGGCGCCACTTTCCAGACCTCAAAGGAATAGATGCAAATGAATTCATCACGTCTTTTCCGCACCGCACTAAAGCGGCCCTGGCTTTCAGTCACCTCTTAA CTCTCGTACGTGACAATTTCATAAGTATCTCGAAAAGGCCAAACTCCAATGAAATGGATCAAATAACACTGGGCGAACAGTCCAATGCCCTAATTGTAAATGTAGCGCTGGACAAGCAgtcataa
- the LOC6903293 gene encoding zinc finger protein 205, with amino-acid sequence MDYNIHKICRVCLEEGTPGPLTSIYSTDFAMMPSVMLMQCAKIRVYKTDALPSVICNNCIYRLGVAFHFKQQCENSDLRLRQYLGVLESWRQDAATNTDFVEKPIAPSHILISSDEEEPADTKTSKRRSRYQRKPPEQHKKRGPKPLPKMPHTCYECHKSFKCIAQLTQHIRTHTGEKPYQCGYCIQRFAQKYNLKVHERTHTGDKPFQCEICSKQFSALGNFQAHQKIHIGVRDQICSLCQKGFYTAGDLSKHMITHTGIKNHHCDVCGKAFSRRRDMRSHKLKLHPLESSTVHDIVDDDDDEAIDTDPVGLDTLDDDHAHFKCPDCDKAFDTADSLSLHFRTHAVNNNLLNLPLPPAPPMSHHYHHHHPAGSAPSSAAMHHHDALHHLGPPNAATQMGMAAMAHMLAPPPPPPPTPSEGRYSMLHHTAAQRLHY; translated from the exons ATGGATTACAATATTCACAAAATCTGTCGCGTTTGCCTGGAGGAGGGCACCCCAGGACCGCTGACGTCCATCTACAGCACAGACTTTGCCATGATGCCCTCTGTGATGCTGATGCAGTGCGCCAAGATACGA GTCTATAAGACAGATGCTTTGCCGTCGGTTATATGCAATAATTGCATCTACCGTCTGGGTGTAGCTTTCCACTTTAAGCAGCAATGCGAAAACAGCGATTTGAGATTGCGTCAATATTTGGGTGTACTAGAGTCCTGGCGTCAGGATGCAGCCACCAACACGGACTTTGTAGAGAAACCCATAGCCCCGAGTCATATACTGATCTCCAGTGATGAGGAGGAGCCAGCGGACACTAAGACGAGCAAACGGCGCTCGCGTTATCAGCGCAAGCCGCCCGAACAGCACAAGAAACGCGGACCAAAACCCCTGCCCAAGATGCCACACACCTGCTACGAGTGTCACAAGAGTTTCAAGTGCATTGCTCAGCTTACCCAGCACATACGAACGCACACGGGAGAGAAACCGTATCAGTGCGGCTATTGCATCCAGCGCTTTGCCCAGAAGTACAATCTGAAGGTGCACGAACGTACCCACACGGGCGACAAACCCTTCCAATGCGAGATTTGCTCCAAACAGTTTTCAGCGTTGGGCAACTTTCAAGCGCATCAAAAGATCCACATCGGTGTGAGGGATCAGATCTGCTCGCTGTGCCAAAAGGGCTTTTATACGGCCGGTGATCTGTCCAAGCACATGATAACCCACACTGGCATCAAGAATCATCATTGCGATGTTTGTGGCAAAGCCTTCAGTCGGCGACGTGATATGCGATCACACAAACTGAAGCTCCATCCTTTGGAGTCCAGCACGGTCCACGATAttgtggatgatgatgatgatgaggccaTAGACACGGATCCCGTGGGTCTGGATACCCTCGACGATGATCATGCCCACTTCAAGTGTCCCGACTGTGATAAAGCCTTCGATACTGCCGACAGTCTTAGCTTGCACTTCCGCACCCATGCAGTGAACAACAACCTCCTGAATCTACCCTTGCCGCCTGCTCCACCCATGTCTCATCActaccatcaccatcatccgGCAGGGAGTGCACCGTCCTCGGCAGCCATGCATCATCACGATGCACTGCATCATCTGGGTCCACCAAATGCAGCCACACAAATGGGAATGGCCGCCATGGCTCACATGTTagcaccaccgccgccgccaccacccaCGCCCAGTGAGGGACGCTACTCAATGCTCCATCACACGGCGGCCCAAAGGTTGCACTACTAA
- the pkaap gene encoding A-kinase anchor protein 10, mitochondrial, with product MLKYIKRQTSRRRSSAHNAVATDDDVDVIDCAAQKKRHSLRSTTSFCDEVFMEEEEGGNGNGNDGASDAVSLLNGGGPDDDIFKYNSRLSMNLAAIVSEPNCLSYFIQYLETRQALPLIKFYLDIENFKRAALSQTEGENEEPEAPATKAEQKPNEEKDVPELKTLCDLSMRKPLTDDEKSRIYAETNKQIKKQKACNELSLASISDAIAIYQKYLIVNANLQVELPIVILAHISLLLCGRDKSLPNHPILASCFDEARDYVLEQLEREHVQGFLQSSYYCNYCLELIEVEGTINIYDVLYSELALFYFTEYLEQQQERECLEFWITAVNFRKSFAGDEDQQAAQADAMIIYGRYFSLQSECRLWMSQKLRLRVEQAICGPDEMWQAFDLALLVTAKYLEQKYFADFLKSHIFDNYVNELKAKRGTLVTAHDVPESSNNSLSGLQHKLSLRRASNVSAQQRHRKTMSMSDCTHISQHNTLLAAMDHQTKPPAAAGNLNIDARQLTNPQLLWQRPVGALKFGFVNSLGRYERDFEAVDAVTLKSQPWSLSVSGSKIKNAMRKLVNLPEDNVQEEIAWQVAEMIVKDVTSITLKGASGVP from the exons ATGCTAAAGTACATCAAGAGGCAAACCA GCCGTCGTCGCAGCAGCGCCCACAACGCGGTGGccactgatgatgatgtggacGTGATAGACTGTGCGGCGCAGAAGAAGCGCCATTCGCTGCGGTCCACAACCAGTTTCTGTGATGAGGTTTTTATGGAAGAGGAGGAaggcggcaacggcaacggcaacgatgGCGCATCCGATGCCGTCAGCCTGCTGAATGGCGGGGGCCCTGATGATG acatattcaagtacaatTCCCGGCTCTCCATGAATCTGGCGGCAATTGTCAGCGAACCGAATTGTTTGAGCTATTTCATCCAGTACCTAGAGACGCGACAGGCCCTGCCCTTGATCAAGTTCTATCTAGATATAGAGAACTTTAAGAGGGCGGCTTTGAGCCAGACGGAGGGGGAGAACGAAGAGCCCGAAGCGCCTGCAACCAAAGCAGAACAAAAGCCAAACGAAGAGAAAGATGTACCTGAACTGAAGACGCTGTGCGATCTATCCATGCGGAAACCCCTCACGGACGACGAGAAGAGCCGCATATATGCGGAGACCAACAAACAGATCAAGAAACAGAAGGCCTGCAACGAGCTCTCGCTGGCGAGCATcagcgatgccatagccatCTATCAGAAGTACCTGATAGTCAATGCGAATCTGCAGGTAGAGCTGCCCATTGTTATCCTGGCGCACATATCCCTGCTTCTCTGTGGCCGGGATAAGTCGCTGCCGAACCATCCCATCCTTGCCAGCTGCTTTGATGAGGCCCGGGACTATGTCTTGGAGCAGCTGGAGCGAGAGCATGTGCAGGGCTTTCTGCAGAGCAGCTACTACTGTAACTACTGTCTGGAGCTGATCGAGGTTGAGGGCACCATTAACATCTACGATGTCCTGTACAGCGAGCTCGCTCTGTTCTACTTTACGGAGTATctagagcagcagcaggagcgcgAGTGCCTGGAGTTCTGGATCACGGCCGTTAATTTCCGGAAGAGTTTCGCCGGGGATGAGGACCAGCAGGCGGCCCAGGCCGATGCCATGATCATCTACGGGAGATACTTCTCCCTGCAGTCAGAGTGCCGTCTGTGGATGTCCCAGAAGCTCCGGCTGCGCGTGGAGCAGGCCATTTGCGGTCCTGATGAGATGTGGCAGGCCTTCGATCTTGCCCTTCTCGTCACGGCCAAGTATCTGGAGCAGAAGTACTTTGCTGATTTCCTCAAGTCCCACATCTTCGACAATTATGTAAATGAACTAAAGGCGAAGCGGGGCACTCTGGTCACCGCCCATGATGTGCCAGAGTCCAGCAACAACTCTCTGTCGGGGCTGCAGCACAAGCTGAGCCTGCGACGGGCTTCCAACGTCTCCGCCCAGCAGCGGCATCGCAAGACCATGTCCATGTCGGACTGCACGCACATCTCTCAGCACAATACCCTGCTGGCGGCGATGGATCACCAAACgaagccaccagcagcagctggaaatTTGAACATCGATGCACGGCAGCTGACGAATCCACAGCTGCTCTGGCAGCGACCAGTGGGTGCTTTGAAATTTGGTTTTGTCAACTCCCTGGGACGCTACGAGCGAGACTTTGAGGCGGTAGATGCAGTGACGCTCAAGTCACAGCCGTGGTCGCTGAGCGTCAGCGGTAGCAAGATCAAAAATGCCATGAGGAAGCTGGTCAATCTGCCAGAGGACAATGTGCAGGAGGAGATTGCCTGGCAGGTGGCTGAGATGATTGTAAAGGATGTGACTAGCATTACCCTTAAGGGTGCCTCTGGGGTGCCATAA
- the Cyp303a1 gene encoding probable cytochrome P450 303a1, protein MFYAVIWIFFATLLAVLLGGVRKPKRFPPGPRWYPIVGSALQISQLRCRLGMFCKVIDVLASRYVNPYGFFGLKIGKDKVVIAYTNDAISEMMTNEDIDGRPDGIFYRLRTFNSRLGVLLTDGEMWVEQRRFILRHLKNFGFARSGMTDIVHNEATCLLQDLRAVVRREGGHQARIQMHDLTSVYVLNTLWCMLSGQRYDPGSVEITELLETFFELFKNIDMVGALFSHFPLLRFIAPDYSGYNGFVESHRALYSFMSKEIELHRRTYRSFDEPRDLMDSYLRAQEAGNDDKGMFSDESLLAICLDMFLAGSETTNKSLGFCFMHLVLRPDIQERAYAEIKEVVGLERIPEWTRDRSKMPYCEAITLEAVRMFMLHTFGIPHRAVCDTRLAGYEIPKDTMVIACFRGMLINPVDFPEPETFNPERYLFDGQLKLPEAFNPFGFGRHRCMGDLLGRQNLFMFTTTVLQHFKLVSIPGQMPEEVPLEGATAAVKPYEVMLVARTPEQEC, encoded by the coding sequence ATGTTTTATGCGGTCATCTGGATTTTCTTTGCCACCCTGTTGGCGGTGCTGTTGGGAGGAGTACGCAAGCCGAAGAGATTTCCGCCAGGACCACGATGGTATCCGATTGTGGGTAGTGCCCTGCAGATCTCTCAGCTAAGATGCCGCCTGGGTATGTTCTGCAAGGTGATCGATGTGCTGGCCAGTCGGTATGTGAATCCCTATGGCTTCTTTGGCCTGAAGATTGGCAAGGATAAGGTGGTGATTGCCTACACAAACGACGCTATCAGCGAGATGATGACCAATGAGGATATTGATGGCAGGCCCGATGGCATCTTCTATCGCCTGCGGACCTTCAATTCGCGTCTGGGAGTCCTCCTTACCGATGGCGAGATGTGGGTGGAGCAGCGTAGATTCATTCTGCGGCACTTGAAGAACTTTGGATTTGCCAGAAGTGGCATGACGGATATTGTCCACAATGAAGCCACCTGCCTCCTGCAGGACCTCCGGGCGGTGGTGCGTCGTGAGGGCGGGCATCAGGCCCGGATCCAAATGCACGATCTGACCAGCGTCTACGTCCTGAACACCTTGTGGTGCATGCTCAGTGGACAGCGCTATGACCCGGGTTCCGTGGAGATAACTGAACTGTTGGAGACCTTCTTTGAGCTCTTCAAGAACATCGACATGGTGGGTGCGCTGTTCAGTCACTTTCCGCTCCTACGATTTATTGCTCCGGACTACTCCGGCTACAATGGCTTCGTCGAGAGCCATCGTGCGCTCTACTCTTTCATGAGCAAGGAGATCGAGCTGCATCGTCGCACCTATCGGAGCTTCGATGAGCCCCGCGATCTGATGGACAGCTATCTGCGTGCTCAGGAGGCGGGCAACGACGACAAGGGAATGTTTTCGGACGAAAGCCTACTGGCCATCTGTTTGGACATGTTCCTTGCTGGGTCGGAGACCACCAACAAGAGTCTCGGTTTCTGTTTCATGCACTTGGTCCTGCGGCCGGATATACAAGAGCGTGCCTATGCCGAGATCAAGGAGGTGGTGGGTCTGGAGCGCATACCAGAGTGGACCCGGGATCGCTCGAAGATGCCCTACTGCGAAGCCATCACCCTGGAGGCAGTGCGGATGTTCATGCTCCATACATTTGGTATTCCCCATCGTGCTGTCTGCGATACACGACTGGCGGGCTATGAGATACCCAAGGACACGATGGTCATAGCCTGCTTCCGTGGAATGCTCATCAATCCGGTGGACTTTCCCGAACCGGAGACTTTTAATCCTGAGCGATACCTGTTCGACGGTCAGCTGAAGCTTCCAGAGGCATTCAatccttttggttttggccGACATCGTTGCATGGGCGATCTTCTGGGACGCCAGAATCTGTTCATGTTCACCACCACCGTTCTGCAGCACTTTAAATTGGTTTCCATCCCAGGGCAAATGCCGGAGGAGGTGCCACTGGAGGGTGCCACAGCTGCAGTGAAGCCATATGAGGTCATGTTGGTGGCCAGGACCCCAGAACAGGAATGCTGA
- the LOC4817736 gene encoding uncharacterized protein, with product MGFRFILLAAMGLGAMYMMHQLAQDWNRIRPIQGITMLAGQVSSGLNLNRLPALAGQASAALTRIRGRREAPSYHRQRHELDGVRGTPDSGRGPYRAPPPAIDWKRILSRDPFECLQSLICQLMSGAEAAAPEAELLMDYLESSLELAPAKIGRAFSRGLALRGFTDRCYNEYPFCLYSAKTMLRILRWFSETGAVPQDVEDGQKGED from the exons ATGGGATTCAG ATTTATACTATTGGCTGCCATGGGCTTGGGGGCTATGTACATGATGCATCAGCTGGCACAGGATTGGAACAGGATACGTCCCATCCAGGGCATCACCATGCTGGCGGGTCAGGTTAGCTCTGGCTTGAATCTAAACAGACTCCCAGCTCTGGCGGGTCAGGCCAGTGCCGCCCTGACTCGGATTCGTGGTAGAAGAGAGGCGCCATCATATCACAGACAGAGGCATGAACTGGATGGGGTTCGAGGCACTCCGGACTCTGGAAGGGGTCCTTATCGAGCTCCACCGCCCGCCATCGACTGGAAGCGCATCCTTTCGCGCGATCCCTTCGAGTGCCTGCAGTCACTAATCTGCCAGCTCATGTCCGGCGCCGAGGCGGCTGCTCCCGAGGCTGAGCTCCTCATGGACTACCTGGAATCATCGCTGGAGCTGGCTCCGGCCAAGATCGGACGCGCCTTCAGTCGGGGTCTGGCGTTGCGCGGCTTCACGGATCGATGCTACAATGAATATCCTTTCTGTCTGTACTCCGCGAAGACAATGTTGCGCATCCTTCGCTGGTTCAGCGAAACGGGAGCAGTCCCCCAGGATGTGGAGGATGGGCAAAAGGGAGAGGACTAG
- the Syx5 gene encoding syntaxin-5 — protein sequence MQTRRRLHQTDQQDYSNTYTLQAAEDQQASSGGGPHALIQPGQQSLLQPAGVTLDSAIHIGDPQSLASSGTTDSDDKYGKAARQWNLRAFSGQALRTLSAAAAVVTGNHPGDNNNDNNYHYSTVAAPQTEREPDTEPEPEQEIFIMAARDRTAEFANAIRSLQARNITRAVNIRDPRKAKQIQSYSEFMMVAKFIGKNIASTYVKLEKLTLLAKKKSLFDDRPQEIQELTYIIKGDLNALNQQIARLQEISKDQRRNTSGKHLVSHSSNMVLALQSKLASMSTDFKQILEVRTENLKHQKTRRDQFSQGPGPRAAHSVSPSTAKQGSLLMSEENQAISIDMGGSSDTSPLLGPPARLQQQQQQQMAIYDESDNYVQQRAETMQNIESTIVELGGIFQQLAHMVKEQEEIVERIDTNVADAELNIEAAHGEILKYFQSVSKNRWLMIKIFGVLIFFFIFFVVFMS from the exons ATGCAAACTCGACGACGACTCCATCAAACGGACCAGCAGGATTACAGCAACACCTATACCCTTCAAGCAGCGGAGGATCAACAAGCATCGAGCGGCGGAGGACCTCACGCGTTAATACAACCTGGACAGCAATCACTGCTGCAGCCAGCAGGAGTCACCCTTGACTCGGCCATTCACATTGGCGATCCGCAGTCATTGGCTTCAAGCGGAACAACAGACTCCGACGACAAGTACGGCAAGGCAGCTCGTCAGTGGAACTTACGAGCCTTCTCTGGCCAGGCACTGCGCACATTGAGTGCCGCCGCAGCTGTTGTCACCGGCAATCATCCAGGCGACAATAATAACGACAACAACTACCACTACAGTACTGTCGCAGCCCCACAAACTGAGCGAGAGCCAGATactgagccagagccagagcaggaGATATTCATCATGGCAGCAAGAGATCGAACGGCGGAGTTCGCCAATGCGATACGTTCGCTGCAGGCACGCAACATCACACGGGCCGTCAACATCCGGGATCCCCGCAAGGCCAAGCAGATTCAAAGCTATTCAGAGTTTATGATGGTGGCCAAATTTATTGGCAAGAACATAGCCAGTACCTATGTCAAGCTGGAGAAGCTAACCCTGT TGGCCAAGAAAAAGAGCCTCTTCGATGACAGACCGCAGGAGATACAGGAACTGACCTACATCATCAAGGGTGATCTGAATGCATTGAATCAGCAGATTGCCCGCCTGCAGGAAATCTCCAAGGACCAGCGACGCAACACGAGCGGCAAACATCTGGTATCACATTCCTCCAACATGGTCCTAGCACTCCAATCAAAGCTGGCCAGCATGAGCACGGATTTCAAGCAAATTCTGGAAGTGCGTACCGAAAATCTCAAACACCAGAAGACGCGTCGTGATCAGTTCAGTCAGGGGCCAGGTCCCAGGGCTGCTCACTCGGTATCCCCATCGACGGCCAAACAGGGCTCGCTGCTGATGAGCGAGGAGAACCAAGCGATCAGCATAGACATGGGTGGCAGCAGTGATACATCACCGCTCCTAGGACCACCGGCtcgcctgcagcagcagcagcaacagcaaatggCCATCTACGACGAGTCGGACAATTATGTTCAACAGCGGGCTGAGACAATGCAAAACATTGAATCGACAATTGTTGAGCTGGGCGGCATATTCCAGCAGCTGGCGCATATGGTCAAAGAACAGGAGGAGATTGTCGAACGCATCGATACGAATGTGGCCGACGCTGAGCTGAATATTGAGGCAGCGCATGGCGAGATTCTCAAGTACTTTCAGTCTGTCTCAAAGAATCGCTGGCTGATGATTAAGATATTCGGTGTTTTGATATTCTTCTTTAtattctttgttgtttttatgtCATAA
- the heix gene encoding ubiA prenyltransferase domain-containing protein 1 homolog → MATSRNESLVPDATQLLQERRHQPNGTASATATNGKASTAPTTSTMMANSGTFMKFKTYLLALRPWSLSASLVPTLLGSALAYRSQWAAEFSLLTFFLTAFTAVTVHCAGNVVNTYFDFIKGIDKQKADDRTLVDHILTKDEVVSLGAILYMAGCGGFVLLAVLSPAKMEHLALIYFGGLSSSFLYTGGIGFKYIALGDLVILILFGPISVLFAFMSQTGHVDWTTMGYAIPLALNTEAILHSNNTRDAESDCKAGIVTLAILIGRTASHVLYAMLLFTPYSLFFIFGLKYSLWFLLPLVTLPQAFKIEKRFRNEQTMHLVPRQTAKLNFFFGILYIVACCCAQQLPTFVLRKV, encoded by the exons ATGGCAACAAGTAGAAACGAAAGCCTGGTACCGGACGCAacgcagctgctgcaggaacGCCGTCATCAGCCAAATGGCACTGCCtctgcaacagcaacgaaTGGGAAAGCGTCAACAGCACCCACGACATCCACGATGATGGCCAATTCGGGTACttttatgaaatttaaaacatatctgctggctctgcgtCCTTGGTCGCTGTCTGCCAGTTTAGTACCCACGCTGCTGGGCTCCGCGTTGGCCTATCGCTCCCAGTGGGCTGCGGAATTCTCGTTACTCACCTTCTTCCTCACTGCCTTCACCGCGGTCACGGTCCACTGTGCCGGTAATGTGGTTAACACCTATTTCGATTTCATCAAAGGCATTGACAAGCAGAAGGCTGACGATCGCACGCTGGTCGATCACATACTCACCAAGGATGAG GTGGTTTCGCTGGGCGCCATCTTATACATGGCCGGCTGCGGGGGCTTCGTGCTACTCGCCGTACTCAGTCCGGCCAAAATGGAGCACCTGGCACTGATCTACTTTGGTGGTCTGTCATCGAGCTTTCTGTACACAGGTGGCATTGGTTTCAAATACATTGCCCTGGGCGATCTGGTCATCCTGATCTTGTTTGGGCCCATCTCGGTGCTATTCGCATTCATGTCACAAACGGGTCATGTCGATTGGACAACAATGGGCTATGCCATACCGCTGGCCCTCAACACGGAAGCCATCCTCCACAGCAACAATACGCGCGATGCGGAGAGCGATTGCAAAGCGGGCATTGTCACCCTGGCCATACTCATTGGACGCACTGCGTCGCATGTGCTCTACGCCATGCTACTTTTTACACCATACTCTCTGTTCTTCATCTTTGGCCTGAAGTACTCCCTGTGGTTCCTGCTGCCACTTGTCACACTCCCGCAGGCCTTTAAGATCGAGAAGCGGTTCCGTAACGAGCAGACGATGCATCTGGTGCCGCGGCAGACGGCCAAGCTGAACTTCTTCTTTGGCATTCTTTATATTGtggcctgctgctgtgccCAACAGTTGCCCACATTTGTGCTTCGGAAAGTTTAA
- the GMF gene encoding glia maturation factor beta, which translates to MGDNKICDISIEVLEELKKFRFSKSKNNAALILKVDREKQSVVLDEFIDDISVDELQDTLPGHQPRYIIYTYKMVHDDQRISYPMCFIFYTPRDSQIELQMMYACTKSALQREVDLTRVYEIRELDELTEEWLREKLK; encoded by the exons ATG GGTGATAACAAAATATGCGATATCAGCATCGAAGTGCTGGAGGAACTGAAAAAGTTTCGCTTCagtaaaagtaaaaacaaTGCGGCTTTGATAT TGAAAGTCGATAGAGAGAAGCAATCTGTGGTGCTGGATGAATTTATTGATGATATATCCGTGGATGAGCTGCAGGACACACTTCCAGGCCATCAGCCGCGCTATATTATCTATACATACAAAATGGTGCACGATGATCAGCGTATATCATATCCGATGTGCTTCATATTCTATACACCAAGGGACAGCCAG ATTGAACTGCAGATGATGTATGCCTGCACAAAGAGCGCTCTGCAGCGCGAGGTGGATCTCACACGCGTCTACGAAATACGAGAACTGGACGAACTAACCGAAGAGTGGCTCAGGGAGAAGCTAAAGTAG